A window of Candidatus Obscuribacterales bacterium genomic DNA:
GAGGTGCAGGGAGCCTTTGCCTTTATCACCGACATTACCGAGCGCAAACGGGCAGATGCAAAGCTGCAGTTGGCCGCTACGGTGTTTTCCCATGCTCGGGAAGGCATCTTTATCACCGATGTCCAGGGCACCATTCTGGATGTAAATGACGCCTTCAGCCAGATCACCGGCTATTCTCGCCAAGAAGCCATTGGCCAAAATCCCCGCATCCTCAAGTCGGGCTGCCAGCCCCCCGAGTTCTATGCCGACATGTGGCAGGCGCTGCTGGGAGAGGGCAATTGGTGCGGTGAAATTTGGAACCGCTGCAAAAACGGAGAAGGGTTTGCGGCTCTGCTCACCCTCAGCACCGTGCGCGATGGACAGGGCCATCCTCAGTATTTCGTGGCCCTCTTTTCCAACATTACCGCCTTGAAAGAACACCAGCAGCGGATGGAACATCTGGCGTATTACGATGGACTCACCCACCTGCCCAATCGCATGCTGCTGGGCGATCGCCTGCATCAGGCCATGGCCCAAGTCGAGCGGTTAGGACAGCAACTGGCCCTGGTTTACCTCGATCTGGACGGCTTTAAGGCGATTAACGACACCTATGGCCATGAAGCTGGTGACCAGTTGCTGGTGACCGTTGCCCATCGCCTAAAACAAGCCCTGCGCGAAGGAGACACCATTGCCCGTTTGGGGGGTGATGAGTTTGTTGCGGTGCTGCTCAATTGCAACCAAGGCAAGGCCAGTTTTCAGCGTCTGCTGGAGGCAGCCTCCCAACCCGTGCAGTTAAACGAATGGGTAGTACAGGTTTCAGCCAGTCTGGGAGTGACTTTTTATCCTCAGGCAAACGTCGTGGATTTTGAGCAGCTCCTAAACCAAGCTGATCAGGCTATGTACCAGGCTAAACTCACTGGCAAAAACCGTTACTACATCTTCAACCAAGATGGCGTGGACATTGCTGCCCATCTTCCACAAATCTCTGCCCCCGGATCTTAGGCTAACGACTAATGGTTAGACCAAGGCTTTCCCACCTAACTTTGAATACTGGCAAATAAGCTTTCGGCGGCACCTTCGTCAGCATCCGGCGGTCCCAAAACTGCACACAGAACTCATAATTACAAAGCCGCCGAGGAACCAGAGTGGAAGCAATCCAAGAAGTCCGAAAATAGCTGACCCTGCTGCGGGGACGTTAGCGAGTCGTACGCACCCGATCAATGATGCTACGTAAATAAGTGGTGTCACTCCCAAAATCACTAACACGGAATCTTCCAGCTCATGGACGAGCGGAGTGCTGAAGACAAGCACGATAAGTAGCATCAACGAAAAGAGTGCGACACCAAGACTAAACAGCGTGGCAGGTATTGCTCTGATCGACTTTCCCCAGTACAACCATGCGAAACCAACCGCAGCCAAACCAATGCCTGGTATTGCTGCTTGAGTGATTAGCGATGTAGAGACGTTCCCGCTCATGCTTGTGCCTCCTAACGATGAAGTTGTGCGGCGGCAGACAGCATCGAACACCCACCGATCGCCCCTGTCAGTCCGTTGCAGCGACGTGTTAGCCTACACGCTCTGGCCGATCGCCCCCACAACCCCTTCTGGGACACCCAACTCCCACCAACACGCCCATTGTAAGCACCCTCTCACTCAACACAGACCATCCTTCGGGACTTTTAAGCTTTTTGCAAAACCTGGATGAACTAGACCTTCTTGGCTGGGGGCGATCGCTCTCCCCAACCTAACGACCGAAAATGTACTGGCAAGCAAGCTCTCTATCTGACTGATAAAAGGGCGATCGCGTAAGGATGTGCGAACTCATGGGCATGGTGGGGACTAACATCACCCACCGCAGACAACCAAGGAATTTACGACCATGGTGCGTTCCCAAAAATCTATCCGTGAGGTGGTAGGAGTTGCAGTAGGGAACGCACCCTACAAGTTCAGCG
This region includes:
- a CDS encoding diguanylate cyclase — protein: MNAPSIRPEVLGRLLVIPSLLDVLSDIGAIALFLQSALQEVPGISDLAIDIEGVCYPASLADAPPSVSQTLLHPTRSPPPQVDSPSPRRHIRLATNRQHYGDLILVIDDLDQFILYEPYVRNIANIVATVLENRAFMHDLQTTNNRLTEVLNHLEQRVEERTSLLRAEIARREVLETALRASEEKYRNLLTTTSEGFWLLDAEMNLSEVNQALCTMLGYTQAELLAKSLVDLVDEADRSMFMEKIAHVPVTDHRHYELVLITRLGTKLHTSVHATTLRNNRGEVQGAFAFITDITERKRADAKLQLAATVFSHAREGIFITDVQGTILDVNDAFSQITGYSRQEAIGQNPRILKSGCQPPEFYADMWQALLGEGNWCGEIWNRCKNGEGFAALLTLSTVRDGQGHPQYFVALFSNITALKEHQQRMEHLAYYDGLTHLPNRMLLGDRLHQAMAQVERLGQQLALVYLDLDGFKAINDTYGHEAGDQLLVTVAHRLKQALREGDTIARLGGDEFVAVLLNCNQGKASFQRLLEAASQPVQLNEWVVQVSASLGVTFYPQANVVDFEQLLNQADQAMYQAKLTGKNRYYIFNQDGVDIAAHLPQISAPGS